The Deltaproteobacteria bacterium DNA segment CGCCATCCTGGAAAAGGTATCCTCCATCCCGCAGGTCTGGACCGAAAAGATACTGCTCGTGGACGATTCCGGGCAGATAAGGACGCTTCTCAAGGCCGTTGTGGCCAACATGGCCAACACAGACACGGCCGACGACGGCAGGAACGCGCTCGAAAAAGTGAACGAGAACTACTTCGCCGTCATAGTCTCGGACGTGGACATGCCAAATATGAACGGCATAGAATTCTACAAAGAGGCCGTGGGAAAGTTTCCGCGCCTGAAAGACCGCTTCCTCTTTTTTACGGCCAAAAACGACGACCAAACCATCAAATACTTCACCGACAACGGCATACGCCACCTCATCAAACCGGCCCCGATAAAGGATATCCGCCAGGCATTAAAAAGCATGCTCGGCAAGTAACACCGCCCAAGACGCAAAATTTGATTTGACAAGCGCGCCTCTACGTGTAAAAATAAAAACTTTCGGGGCTGTAGCTCAGTTGGGAGAGCGCATGAATGGCATTCATGAGGCCGAGGGTTCGACCCCCTTCAGCTCCACCAGAAAAAAGCAGCGGGTTACGCTAAGAGCGTAGCCCGCTTTTTTACCCAAAAGGCGCGCATAACTATGAAGAACCGGATAAGACATAGCGCAGTAATACTTTTTACCGTAGCAGCGCTGCTCTTTAGCGCACCAAGCGCCTCTCTTGCAAAGGAAAAAGGCGTGCTTGATGGCATCGGAGAAGTGTTCGATGACATGGGAAAAGGCATAAAAAAGCTATTTAGCGGAAGCGGCAAAAACGAAGGTAAAAAGGAAAACAGTTCATCTGGAAATAACGACGAAAAGATGAAAAAGACCGTAAACGACGCCTACAAAAAGCTAACAAGCCCCGGCAAGTAAAAGCCCTAACTACCCATACATACTCTATTTTTTCCCCTGCCCTTAGCCTCGTACATAAGGCCATCCGCCTTTGCAACCAGGGCGTATAAATCCTTCTCAACATCCGTTCCAAGCTTTCCTGTCACAGCCCCTATGCTCACTGTAAACGGCCTTGAAAGGGCCGCACTCTCCTTCTCAACCGCAGCACGTATCTCCTCGGCAACGGCCTTCACCCCGTCGGCTGTTATATCGGCAAGAAGTACGAGGAACTCCTCACCGCCGTATCTGCCGACGATATCGGAATGGCGCGTATGCTTCTTTAACACAGCGCCCAGGATCTTTAAGGCCTCATCCCCTGCCTTATGCCCCATAAGATCGTTTATCTGCTTAAAATCATCGGCATCGAGCAAAAGCACAGCCACACTTTTGCCGCCTCTCTGGGCAAGGAAGGCAAGGGTCATGGCCGTCTGGAAAAACCCATTTCTATTATACACGCCCGTCAGCACGTCGCTGTTATTTTGCACTACCAGGTTCTTGTTGTCGGTCCACATCCTGAGTATTATGTCGCCGCTAAGCTTTAGTTCCGGAGAGCCGCCGTAACGCTCTATCGAGTCGACGAACTTCTCAAGATGCAGCTCGTAGTCGCGCGCGGGCTTTTTTCCTTCCCGGGATATGGAATCCACGTAACAGAAAAGGCTTATGAAAGAACGGTGCAACATGAAGAACTCGAGGTGGCACGCTATGGATAACCTTTCCTGCGCATGCGACGGACGCGAACGCGTGAAAACAAGCTCCTCTATGCGCGGCCTTATCTTCACAAGCTCGGCAAGCACCCTGTCCGGGTCATCGAAAAGCTTTCCAACCGCCCCCTCTTCACAAAGCTCTATCATGTACTTCCAATAATTTGCGTGCACGCGTTCATCGTCGGCCATGGAGTCCCAGAAGTCGGCCTCCGGCCCCGAGGTCTCGGATAAGAACTCGGCGTATATGGCGGCAGAGCGTTCGTCTATGGCGCGGCAAAGCTTTAATATATCGAGAAGCACGTTATCCATACCTCATCAATAATACATCAATATTTACCAATTTCCAAGATTAAAACCGCCCTGCCCCTTGACACCGAAGGTTTACGTTATAGACTTGATAAAATACATACGCATTATTCGGAGGCGCGCTATGAGCAAGACAAAGGAACACAACAGCGACTCCACCACGACATACACCATCGACGACTGTGGGGTAAACGGAACCCCGTACGGAGTAAACTTCATTCAATGGCTGGAATCTGTAAGAAAGCGGACGCTGTTTGCAAGCGGCGGCTCCGTTGGCATTAAAATCAGGAACGGCGTGCCCGACTTGAGCTTTGATGGAGAGGGCGCCACAGAAGACAGCGACAGCAGCCCGCTGGC contains these protein-coding regions:
- a CDS encoding GGDEF domain-containing protein encodes the protein MDNVLLDILKLCRAIDERSAAIYAEFLSETSGPEADFWDSMADDERVHANYWKYMIELCEEGAVGKLFDDPDRVLAELVKIRPRIEELVFTRSRPSHAQERLSIACHLEFFMLHRSFISLFCYVDSISREGKKPARDYELHLEKFVDSIERYGGSPELKLSGDIILRMWTDNKNLVVQNNSDVLTGVYNRNGFFQTAMTLAFLAQRGGKSVAVLLLDADDFKQINDLMGHKAGDEALKILGAVLKKHTRHSDIVGRYGGEEFLVLLADITADGVKAVAEEIRAAVEKESAALSRPFTVSIGAVTGKLGTDVEKDLYALVAKADGLMYEAKGRGKNRVCMGS